From the genome of Brachyhypopomus gauderio isolate BG-103 chromosome 20, BGAUD_0.2, whole genome shotgun sequence, one region includes:
- the LOC143484167 gene encoding uncharacterized protein LOC143484167 isoform X2, with protein MDHQNGTVQKMPRSHTSDMPAPGGVTDQTRKTLHSGLEVRKSSIPDAGLGVFNMGQTIPVGTHFGPYQRELKDKEETMNSGFYCMIFKSKQCDEHIDVKRETHSNWMRYVNCARNDDEQNLAAFQYCGEIFYRCCQPIESGQELLVWYGDKNAEDINFTFDFLWSKQCCAEETNDHSQVFSCPVCPFSYTAEVYLHKHIRNCHHEDYVRMQKSGEMEYENLDLKSTPQTSSNTTLRRLQRDMEKQRFHCSECGKSFTQQSTLQAHQRIHTGEKPFHCSECGMCFTQQSNFKQHQRIHTGEKPFQCSECGKSFIQQGSFHRHQRIHTGEKPYQCLECGKSFTEQSNLQQHQRIHTGVKPYYCSECGKGFTQKSIFYQHQLIHTGEKPFQCLVCEKGFVQQIDLERHNRIHTGEKPYNCLECGKRFTQSGHLHRHQHTHTGEKPYCCSECGKRFTRQSNLHSHQRIHMEEEPFHCSECGKSFTQPGSLQRHQRIHTGEKPYLCSECGKSFTEQRNFKQHQRIHTGEKPYHCSDCGKNFTEQRSFKQHQRIHTGEKPYQCSDCGKSFSKQSTLKEHQRIHTGEKPFHCLECGKSFSQRSHLRQHQRTHTGEKPYHCSECGKSFSAHQNLYQHQRIHIGEKPYFCAQCGKTFTLQRSLQRHQHIHMGCN; from the exons ATGGACCACCAGAATGGAACTGTCCAGAAGATGCCCAGATCCCATACGTCAG ATATGCCTGCTCCTGGGGGGGTCACAGATCAAACCAGAAAGACACTTCACTCTGGTCTGGAGGTTCGGAAGTCCAGTATTCCTGATGCTGGATTGGGAGTGTTTAACATGGGTCAGACTATTCCAGTCGGTACACACTTTGGGCCCTACCAGAGAGAACTGAAGGACAAAGAGGAGACCATGAACAGTGGATTCTACTGCATG ATATTCAAGAGCAAGCAGTGCGATGAGCACATCGATGTGAAGAGAGAGACTCACTCTAATTGGATGAG ATATGTGAATTGTGCTCGTAATGATGATGAGCAGAATCTGGCAGCCTTCCAGTATTGTGGGGAGATTTTCTACCGTTGCTGTCAACCCATTGAATCAGGACAGGAGCTCCTGGTGTGGTACGGAGACAAGAACGCTGAAGATATCAACTTCACATTTGACTTCCTCTGGAGCAAACAATGCTGTGCTGAAG AAACGAATGATCATTCGCAGGTCTTCTCCTGCCCTGTGTGTCCATTTTCCTACACAGCTGAAGTTTACCTCCACAAGCACATCAGGAATTGCCACCATGAGGATTATGTCAGAATGCAGAAATCAGGAGAAATGGAATATGAAAATCTGGACCTCAAAAGTACTCCACAAACATCCTCTAACACAACTCTCAGACGATTGCAGAGAGACATGGAAAAGCAGAGatttcactgctcagagtgtgggaagagtttcacTCAACAGAGTACTCTCCAAGCACATCAGcgaattcacacaggagagaagccatttcactgctcagagtgtgggatgtgttttactcaacagagcaATTTCAAACAAcatcagcgcattcacacaggagaaaagccATTTcagtgctcagagtgtgggaagagtttcatTCAACAGGGTAGTTTCCAccgacaccagcgcattcacacaggagagaagccgtatcagtgcttagagtgtgggaagagttttactgaaCAGAGTAATCTCCaacaacaccagcgcattcacacaggagtgaaGCCGTATTACTGCTCAGAATGTGGGAAAGGTTTTACTCAAAAGAGTATTTTTTACCAACACCAGCTAATTCATACAGGAGAGAAGCCTTTTCAGTGCTTAGTGTGTGAAAAGGGTTTTGTCCAACAGATTGATCTTGAAAGACATaatcgcattcacacaggagagaagccgtataactgcttagagtgtgggaagaggtTCACTCAAAGTGGTCATCTCCACAGGCAccagcacactcacacaggagagaagccgtattgttgctcagagtgtgggaagagatttactagacagagtaatctccactcacaccagcgcattcacatgGAAGAGGAGCCttttcactgctcagagtgtgggaagagtttcacTCAACCAGGTAGTCTCCAacgacaccagcgcattcatacaggagagaagccgtatctctgctcagagtgtgggaagagttttactgaaCAGAGAAATTTTAAACAAcatcagcgcattcacacaggagagaagccgtatcactgctcagattgTGGGAAGAATTTTACTGAACAGAGAAGTTTCAAACAAcatcagcgcattcacacaggagagaagccgtatcagtGCTCAGattgtgggaagagtttttctAAACAGAGTACTTTAAAAGAACATCAGCgaattcacacaggagaaaagccATTTCACTGCTTAGAGTGTGGAAAAAGTTTCAGTCAACGGAGTCATCTTCGACAGCACCAgcgcactcacacaggagagaagccgtatcattgctcagagtgtggaaagagttttTCGGCACATCAAAATCTTTACCAACATCAGCGCATTCATATAGGAGAAAAGCCATATTTCTGCGCACAGTGTGGAAAGACCTTTACTCTGCAGAGAAGTTTACAaagacaccagcacattcataTGGGATGCAATTAG
- the LOC143484167 gene encoding uncharacterized protein LOC143484167 isoform X1, with protein sequence MCSCEEDVKTEACTTADEGGTSVSVHLSTPMDHQNGTVQKMPRSHTSDMPAPGGVTDQTRKTLHSGLEVRKSSIPDAGLGVFNMGQTIPVGTHFGPYQRELKDKEETMNSGFYCMIFKSKQCDEHIDVKRETHSNWMRYVNCARNDDEQNLAAFQYCGEIFYRCCQPIESGQELLVWYGDKNAEDINFTFDFLWSKQCCAEETNDHSQVFSCPVCPFSYTAEVYLHKHIRNCHHEDYVRMQKSGEMEYENLDLKSTPQTSSNTTLRRLQRDMEKQRFHCSECGKSFTQQSTLQAHQRIHTGEKPFHCSECGMCFTQQSNFKQHQRIHTGEKPFQCSECGKSFIQQGSFHRHQRIHTGEKPYQCLECGKSFTEQSNLQQHQRIHTGVKPYYCSECGKGFTQKSIFYQHQLIHTGEKPFQCLVCEKGFVQQIDLERHNRIHTGEKPYNCLECGKRFTQSGHLHRHQHTHTGEKPYCCSECGKRFTRQSNLHSHQRIHMEEEPFHCSECGKSFTQPGSLQRHQRIHTGEKPYLCSECGKSFTEQRNFKQHQRIHTGEKPYHCSDCGKNFTEQRSFKQHQRIHTGEKPYQCSDCGKSFSKQSTLKEHQRIHTGEKPFHCLECGKSFSQRSHLRQHQRTHTGEKPYHCSECGKSFSAHQNLYQHQRIHIGEKPYFCAQCGKTFTLQRSLQRHQHIHMGCN encoded by the exons GATGTGAAGACAGAGGCCTGTACCACTGCAGATGAGGGAGGGACATCAGTCTCTGTGCACCTCAGCACCCCTATGGACCACCAGAATGGAACTGTCCAGAAGATGCCCAGATCCCATACGTCAG ATATGCCTGCTCCTGGGGGGGTCACAGATCAAACCAGAAAGACACTTCACTCTGGTCTGGAGGTTCGGAAGTCCAGTATTCCTGATGCTGGATTGGGAGTGTTTAACATGGGTCAGACTATTCCAGTCGGTACACACTTTGGGCCCTACCAGAGAGAACTGAAGGACAAAGAGGAGACCATGAACAGTGGATTCTACTGCATG ATATTCAAGAGCAAGCAGTGCGATGAGCACATCGATGTGAAGAGAGAGACTCACTCTAATTGGATGAG ATATGTGAATTGTGCTCGTAATGATGATGAGCAGAATCTGGCAGCCTTCCAGTATTGTGGGGAGATTTTCTACCGTTGCTGTCAACCCATTGAATCAGGACAGGAGCTCCTGGTGTGGTACGGAGACAAGAACGCTGAAGATATCAACTTCACATTTGACTTCCTCTGGAGCAAACAATGCTGTGCTGAAG AAACGAATGATCATTCGCAGGTCTTCTCCTGCCCTGTGTGTCCATTTTCCTACACAGCTGAAGTTTACCTCCACAAGCACATCAGGAATTGCCACCATGAGGATTATGTCAGAATGCAGAAATCAGGAGAAATGGAATATGAAAATCTGGACCTCAAAAGTACTCCACAAACATCCTCTAACACAACTCTCAGACGATTGCAGAGAGACATGGAAAAGCAGAGatttcactgctcagagtgtgggaagagtttcacTCAACAGAGTACTCTCCAAGCACATCAGcgaattcacacaggagagaagccatttcactgctcagagtgtgggatgtgttttactcaacagagcaATTTCAAACAAcatcagcgcattcacacaggagaaaagccATTTcagtgctcagagtgtgggaagagtttcatTCAACAGGGTAGTTTCCAccgacaccagcgcattcacacaggagagaagccgtatcagtgcttagagtgtgggaagagttttactgaaCAGAGTAATCTCCaacaacaccagcgcattcacacaggagtgaaGCCGTATTACTGCTCAGAATGTGGGAAAGGTTTTACTCAAAAGAGTATTTTTTACCAACACCAGCTAATTCATACAGGAGAGAAGCCTTTTCAGTGCTTAGTGTGTGAAAAGGGTTTTGTCCAACAGATTGATCTTGAAAGACATaatcgcattcacacaggagagaagccgtataactgcttagagtgtgggaagaggtTCACTCAAAGTGGTCATCTCCACAGGCAccagcacactcacacaggagagaagccgtattgttgctcagagtgtgggaagagatttactagacagagtaatctccactcacaccagcgcattcacatgGAAGAGGAGCCttttcactgctcagagtgtgggaagagtttcacTCAACCAGGTAGTCTCCAacgacaccagcgcattcatacaggagagaagccgtatctctgctcagagtgtgggaagagttttactgaaCAGAGAAATTTTAAACAAcatcagcgcattcacacaggagagaagccgtatcactgctcagattgTGGGAAGAATTTTACTGAACAGAGAAGTTTCAAACAAcatcagcgcattcacacaggagagaagccgtatcagtGCTCAGattgtgggaagagtttttctAAACAGAGTACTTTAAAAGAACATCAGCgaattcacacaggagaaaagccATTTCACTGCTTAGAGTGTGGAAAAAGTTTCAGTCAACGGAGTCATCTTCGACAGCACCAgcgcactcacacaggagagaagccgtatcattgctcagagtgtggaaagagttttTCGGCACATCAAAATCTTTACCAACATCAGCGCATTCATATAGGAGAAAAGCCATATTTCTGCGCACAGTGTGGAAAGACCTTTACTCTGCAGAGAAGTTTACAaagacaccagcacattcataTGGGATGCAATTAG